One genomic window of Vibrio rhizosphaerae includes the following:
- the choV gene encoding choline ABC transporter ATP-binding protein has translation MNHFFKHHKATDAITIENLDVVFGRQPKKATTLLDQGKTRQEIIDETGLVVGVNNVSLKVKEGEICVLMGLSGSGKSSLLRAVNGLNQVTRGSLKVKHGEDFVDVANCNSETLRNLRTQRVSMVFQKFALMPWLSVLDNVAFGLEMQGISKKERRKHAREQLEMVGLAEWEHKFPHELSGGMQQRVGLARAFAMDSDILLMDEPFSALDPLIRTQLQDELLTLQKKLNKTILFVSHDLDEALKIGNRIAIMESGELIQHSRPEEIVLQPKTDYVREFVAHTNPLNVLKGRSLMKPIKELTQQSGRWQICQQSDLWLENKNGRLVAQGPESIKTVKWDKSLDISSLNKHTIILASPDIEMRDAIEIRYHTGHPIILVENNKLVGILNDDNFYHALLGKYNESKAA, from the coding sequence ATGAATCATTTTTTTAAACATCATAAAGCAACCGATGCGATTACGATTGAAAACTTGGATGTCGTTTTTGGCCGACAACCTAAAAAGGCAACCACCCTCCTCGATCAAGGTAAAACGCGTCAGGAAATAATTGATGAAACCGGATTAGTCGTCGGCGTGAATAACGTCAGCCTCAAGGTAAAAGAAGGTGAAATCTGTGTATTAATGGGTTTATCCGGCTCAGGTAAATCGAGTTTACTCCGCGCTGTTAACGGACTCAATCAAGTCACCCGAGGCTCTCTGAAAGTCAAGCACGGTGAAGATTTCGTTGATGTCGCCAACTGTAACAGTGAAACATTACGTAACCTGCGGACTCAGCGTGTGTCGATGGTATTCCAAAAATTTGCTCTGATGCCATGGCTATCCGTACTCGATAACGTCGCCTTTGGTCTCGAAATGCAAGGGATTTCCAAAAAAGAGCGCCGTAAACATGCGCGTGAACAATTGGAAATGGTCGGCCTGGCAGAATGGGAACACAAGTTTCCCCATGAGCTCTCTGGTGGGATGCAGCAACGTGTTGGTCTTGCTCGTGCTTTTGCTATGGATAGTGATATTTTATTAATGGACGAGCCTTTCTCTGCGCTTGATCCACTGATTCGAACTCAGCTTCAGGATGAATTACTGACCTTACAGAAAAAATTAAATAAAACGATTCTGTTTGTCAGCCATGATTTAGATGAGGCATTAAAAATTGGTAATCGTATTGCGATTATGGAATCCGGGGAACTGATTCAACACAGCCGTCCGGAAGAGATCGTACTGCAACCTAAAACCGATTATGTCCGTGAATTTGTTGCCCATACGAATCCATTGAATGTCCTGAAGGGACGCTCTCTGATGAAGCCAATTAAAGAACTAACGCAACAGTCAGGACGCTGGCAGATCTGCCAACAAAGTGATTTATGGCTGGAGAATAAAAACGGAAGACTAGTCGCTCAAGGTCCAGAATCGATTAAGACGGTCAAATGGGATAAGAGCCTTGATATTAGCTCATTGAATAAGCACACCATTATCCTGGCGTCACCGGATATAGAGATGCGTGATGCGATTGAAATTCGCTACCATACCGGTCATCCGATTATTTTAGTCGAGAATAATAAGCTGGTTGGCATTCTCAACGATGATAACTTCTATCATGCCCTACTGGGTAAATACAATGAGTCAAAAGCAGCATAA
- a CDS encoding choline ABC transporter substrate-binding protein has product MNFRKWPLITKIAALSFGLSCASQSYAAETCDTVHFSDVGWTDITSTTAVTTEVLHGLGYQTKTDLLSVPVTYSSMASGNIDVFLGNWMPTMEGDIKKYLSNGSVEQLRVNLSGAKYTLAVPQYVYDAGVHSFADIAKYADKFRDRIYGIEPGNDGNRLIQQMIDTNAFQLKDFDLVESSEAGMISQVSRAIRRHQWIVFLGWAPHPMNANFKMAYLSGGDDYFGPNYGGATIYTNVRKGYTSECPNVGKFLKNLQFTLPMENRVMDDILNQNMKPQQAAKSWLKSNLDVLDQWLEGVTTVDGKPGKAAVVQYLNSNS; this is encoded by the coding sequence ATGAATTTCAGAAAATGGCCTCTTATAACGAAAATTGCAGCACTTAGCTTCGGCCTATCTTGTGCTTCGCAAAGCTATGCTGCAGAGACTTGTGATACTGTCCATTTTTCCGATGTGGGATGGACAGATATCACCTCAACAACAGCAGTCACGACTGAGGTATTGCATGGTCTGGGCTATCAGACCAAAACTGACCTGCTCTCTGTTCCTGTCACGTATTCTTCGATGGCCAGTGGCAACATTGATGTCTTTCTCGGTAACTGGATGCCAACCATGGAAGGCGACATCAAGAAATACCTGTCGAATGGCAGTGTCGAGCAGCTTCGAGTCAACTTAAGTGGTGCCAAATATACCCTTGCCGTTCCTCAATATGTCTATGACGCAGGCGTACACAGCTTTGCTGATATTGCAAAATATGCGGATAAATTCAGAGACCGCATTTATGGTATTGAACCCGGTAATGATGGTAACCGACTCATTCAACAGATGATCGATACCAATGCATTTCAGTTGAAAGACTTTGATCTGGTTGAATCCAGTGAAGCCGGCATGATCTCACAAGTGTCGCGGGCGATTCGTCGTCATCAATGGATTGTCTTTCTCGGCTGGGCTCCACATCCAATGAATGCGAACTTCAAAATGGCTTATCTCTCCGGTGGCGACGACTATTTCGGGCCGAACTATGGGGGAGCGACCATCTATACCAACGTTCGTAAGGGATATACATCAGAATGTCCGAATGTCGGTAAGTTCCTGAAAAATCTACAGTTCACTCTGCCAATGGAAAACCGGGTCATGGACGATATCCTCAACCAGAACATGAAGCCTCAACAAGCGGCAAAATCTTGGTTGAAATCAAATTTAGATGTTTTAGATCAATGGCTTGAAGGTGTAACCACGGTGGATGGCAAACCCGGTAAAGCGGCGGTCGTTCAATATTTAAATTCTAATTCATAA
- the choW gene encoding choline ABC transporter permease subunit, with translation MNNYITDYKIPLGQWIESFVDWLTIHASGFFDAISYSLETVIMFLVDFFQSMPPFLPILLTAALAWWLHRRISLVIFIVASLLLILNLGYWKEMLETFVLVFSATGISVLIGVPIGIMAAHRPWLYTVIRPILDLMQTVPTFVYLIPTLVLFGLGVVPGLISTIIFAIASPIRLTYLGIVRVPEELVEAGRAFGASNMKLLFKVELPAAMASIMAGVTQCIMLSLSMVVIAALVGADGLGKPVVRALNTVNISQGFEAGLAIVLVAIILDRLCKTPNQTKEQ, from the coding sequence GTGAATAATTATATTACAGATTATAAAATTCCACTCGGTCAATGGATCGAGTCATTCGTAGACTGGCTCACAATTCATGCGTCCGGTTTTTTTGATGCGATTTCGTATTCTCTTGAAACTGTGATTATGTTTCTGGTCGATTTTTTCCAATCCATGCCACCGTTTCTTCCTATTTTACTCACGGCTGCATTAGCTTGGTGGCTTCATCGCCGGATATCTTTGGTGATTTTTATTGTCGCCTCTCTCTTGCTCATTCTGAACCTCGGATACTGGAAAGAAATGCTGGAAACCTTCGTGCTGGTCTTTTCCGCAACCGGAATTTCAGTCTTAATCGGTGTTCCAATCGGCATTATGGCGGCCCATCGCCCTTGGTTATATACCGTCATTCGCCCTATTTTAGATCTGATGCAAACGGTTCCGACATTTGTTTACTTAATCCCGACCCTCGTTTTATTCGGACTTGGTGTGGTTCCCGGCTTAATCTCGACAATCATTTTTGCCATTGCTTCACCGATTCGTCTGACCTATCTGGGAATCGTCCGGGTTCCGGAAGAACTGGTTGAAGCCGGCAGAGCATTTGGTGCCAGCAATATGAAGCTGCTGTTTAAAGTCGAATTACCGGCAGCAATGGCCAGCATTATGGCCGGTGTGACGCAGTGCATCATGTTATCCCTTTCGATGGTTGTCATTGCCGCATTGGTTGGTGCCGACGGTCTGGGTAAACCTGTTGTCCGCGCCTTGAATACCGTGAATATCTCGCAAGGATTTGAAGCTGGCCTAGCCATTGTATTGGTTGCCATCATCCTTGATCGACTGTGCAAAACACCGAATCAGACCAAGGAGCAATAA
- the thiH gene encoding 2-iminoacetate synthase ThiH produces the protein MSFLDVFHQFDWDDVRLSLYSKTSADVVRALRKTKRSLEDFKALISPAAEPFLEQMARQSMALTRKRFGNTVGFYIPLYLSNLCSNSCTYCGFSMENRLKRKILNHQDIETEIAAIKQMKYDNILLVTGEHETKVGLSYFEQVVPLIKRHFNYVAMEVQPLDESAYVRLKALGLDGVMVYQETYHPSTYAQHHLRGNKTDFEYRLLTPDRLGKAGIDKIGLGALIGLDDWRTDIFHVALHLAYLEKTYWQSRYSISFPRLRPCAGGVEPVSVMTDRQLVQTICAFRLFDPEVELSLSTRESPNFRDNVVPLGITAISAGSKTQPGGYADHTSALEQFSVSDDRSVEEVVQAVIHRGLEPIWHDWHAIFSG, from the coding sequence ATGAGCTTTCTGGATGTTTTCCACCAATTCGATTGGGATGATGTACGTCTTTCGTTGTACAGCAAAACATCAGCCGATGTGGTGCGTGCATTGAGGAAAACCAAGCGGTCATTGGAGGACTTTAAGGCGCTGATTTCTCCGGCAGCTGAACCTTTCCTTGAGCAAATGGCCCGCCAATCGATGGCGCTGACTCGGAAACGGTTTGGCAATACAGTGGGATTTTATATTCCACTGTATCTCTCCAATCTGTGTTCGAATTCGTGTACCTATTGCGGTTTTTCAATGGAGAACCGGCTGAAACGAAAAATCCTTAACCATCAGGATATCGAGACTGAAATTGCTGCAATTAAGCAAATGAAGTATGACAATATTTTATTGGTGACCGGTGAGCATGAAACGAAAGTGGGTCTATCCTATTTTGAGCAAGTGGTCCCGTTGATTAAACGTCATTTTAATTATGTTGCCATGGAAGTTCAGCCACTGGATGAGTCTGCATACGTACGGTTAAAAGCATTGGGGCTAGATGGTGTCATGGTTTATCAGGAGACCTATCACCCTTCAACCTATGCACAGCATCATTTACGTGGCAACAAAACCGATTTTGAATATCGTTTATTAACACCGGATCGGCTGGGTAAAGCCGGTATCGATAAGATCGGGTTGGGGGCGTTGATTGGGCTGGATGACTGGCGAACGGATATTTTTCACGTTGCTCTGCATCTTGCCTATCTGGAAAAAACATATTGGCAGTCTCGCTATTCAATTTCTTTTCCTCGCTTACGGCCCTGTGCTGGTGGTGTTGAGCCGGTCTCGGTCATGACTGATCGACAACTGGTACAAACGATTTGTGCATTTCGTCTATTTGACCCTGAAGTTGAATTATCACTTTCGACCCGTGAATCGCCGAACTTCAGAGATAATGTGGTGCCGCTCGGTATTACAGCTATCTCTGCCGGCTCGAAGACACAACCGGGAGGATATGCCGATCATACTTCAGCGTTAGAGCAGTTTAGTGTGAGTGATGACCGATCGGTGGAAGAAGTCGTGCAAGCGGTGATACATAGAGGATTAGAACCGATATGGCATGACTGGCATGCTATTTTTTCTGGATAA